The window CGGGCACTGGAAAATACAAGCACCAAATCCACAAGCCTGAGGCAGTGCCATGTCAGCAACTCGCTTGCCGCCTGCCGTCATTGTCATGGCCAACCCTGCAAAGGTTGGATGACCTATCATCATTCATCATCAGCTGGCAGACGTGGGTGCATCACGCTGTTGTGCGTACTCTGtgcggagcacggagtaagtatacgtccaacaggtacttaagtacgaGCCCTCGCAGGCAGTAGCAGGGAAGGTACCTATAGGAGCATTGAATATCACAACAGCGCGGCTGTGCAGGTACGAAAatagtacttgcacggagaaatgtataataatactgcaagtactccgtacggagtattactatttcttgcactccatactccgtactccatagAGCACTGCCCGTTCGTGGCTctaggtgtacttggtaccCAAGTccgctgtacagtacacctacagtagttgtCCTGTACTCCGGCAGAAGGCAGGCATGCACCCacaggtgctccgtactgtacagtacttacttgtacaccaaGAAGTAGGTGCGCTACAAGTATAGACTTGAAGGAGTACTCACACGTACGGCGGACCGAGTAAGGAGACTTTAGGCGTGGAGCACTGTGTGAGTTACTTGCTCTCCGTACCTGTCCTTCGTACTTTCAACTGTTCAGTTCTCTTGGCGCATCTCCGGCGTGCCAGTGCGAAAAACCAGGGGGGTTTGAGGAGCTGCCGTGTGCCCACGAGCCAATGAGACGAGCCGACGCGCCCTGTAACGCCTGCGACTGCCCGCCTCCGCGACCTATTCTCGTCTGTCCGTCGCACGCGCCATCCCAGCGTCCCGTCTTTCAACGCGAACCAGGGGCAGCGCATCGGAATACcagatggcggcgtcggagaTGCCAGCCGAGCTGCGTCATCCGAACCTCGACCCCCGACCACCACCGTGCTGGTGATGATGTCGACTTGTCATGGAGGCGGCCTTCGACCTGTTGCCCGTACGAGCTACTGACCACCAAGAGTGTACCTAAAGGCAGGGCCTAGCATTGATGCGGGCTAGTACGTGTGCTGTGCGTGCGCTGAGGGCGAGTCGCGGACAGCAGCGTTCCCTGCGTGTGCGTggcgggggggagggggggggggaaggggagggggagcgATTGATCGGTTCCAGCTGGGCAGCAATTGAGCCTCCCCCGGCAGCAACATCGTGCTCGCGACCAGCTTCTCTTGGCAGGGCCCGCGACGAAAATACATGTGGATGGAGAGACCTGCAGCGCGATGCATCATCCGTGCAGGCTTCCATAAGCGCAGGCCCCCGTTGCTGACGCTTATTCGCACTCGGGCTTGTGCGTCCGCACCCGCACTTTTTTTCGCTTTTGGTCGGATCCGCCGGGAACTAAGTAGAGGCGACATGAAAGCTGGTCAGCGGCGACTGCTCGTCAACTGCTTCCCTGCTTGGCTCACGAGCGGTGCAGGTACCCTACCTACTGTCGTACCACCAGGGGGGTACCTACCGTCATGGGTTGGTACGATGCCGACAGCGCCCAACCAGGGAACACGTACTTGGTCCCGCGGTACCTGCTGGCAGTTAAGGTGCTGGCGGTGTACCTTCCATACCACCTCGAGAAGGTACCTGCTCGTTGGCGGACGCGTCCCTGTCGGCAAAGGTACCCAGCGAGTCGTCGGCGGTACGAGCATCGGTTGGCACAAACTGCCGCTAGGTACTACTACCTCCAACggtgtgtacagtaatacttgctgtacgtACTAGCCAGTGTGTCAAGTCAAGTCCCCCCCGCCAGCACGTCCCGCAGCAAGTGGTACATGCCAATCGCCGGTAAATTTGTCTCTCCCATCCCAGGTGGCCGAGATTGGTCGTGCTCCAGTcgctcccctccctctccccttTGTACCTGCTGGCTTGTTCTCGAGGAAACACGGCCaatcctcgccctctcacACTAGCATCCcaccctcggcgacgacgacgacgacgacgacgacgacgacatctcCTCATCTCCTCGACCCGTCGGACGCCTTCATCCGCCGCATCATCGCTTGGTCCCCCGCCGAACCGCCGAGCTCGCTCGGTGATCCGTCCTCCCATCGTCTCGCCCGCACCCGCCGTTCCCTCGCGAGGCACCTCCCGTTCCGTCGATTTCGTCGCCGCACCTCTCCCGCATCGTCCCGAGCCCGACACCTTACCCTGGCTGGCGACTTGGGGCTGAACGGGCGTTCGCCCGCGACTTCTCTCTCATCATGACCTCACCGACGATCCCCGAgaacggcgccgacgccgacggtcgAAAGGTTCAAGCGACCCAACGGTCTCGATGGGCCACGCGGAAGATGACGGTCAAGAGCGGTCGCACCAAGCGCCTCTCGCTCTTGAACCGCATGCAGCACCATCGACGCGCCGGGTCCAACGAGAAGCATTccgccggccatggcgcccACGAGCCTCCGCTCGGGgaccccgtcgtcgaggaccgcgacgacggggaggatCGCGACGAATCCTCGGATTCCGACGACAGCGAGGCCAAGACCACCCGCACCCTCTACTTCAACGTCCCCCTCCCCGACTACAtgctcgaggacggccgcCCGATCAACAGCTTTCCCCGGAATAAAATCCGGACGGCCAAGTACACGCCGCTTTCCTTCATCCCCAAGAACCTGTGGTTCCAGTTTCACAACGTGGCCAACATCTTCTTCCTGTTTCTCGTCATTCTCGTCGTAGGTGGCCCCCCGATGCTCGAGCCCCGACTGTCGCGGACGCTGACCCCGGGTCGTGACAGGTGTTCCCCATCTTCGGCGGCGTCAACCCCGGCCTCAACGCCGTCCCCCtcatcttcatcttcatcgtcaccgccatcAAGGATGCCGTCGAAGATTACCGAAGAACGATTCTCGACATCGAGCTCAACAACGCGCCCGTGCACCGACTCCACAATTGGCACAATGTcaacgtcgaggtcgacagCGTCTCCGGGTGGAGGGCCTTCAAGAAGGCCACGTCGACCTTTTTCGGCTCCATCTGGCGTGCCATCCAGAGCCTGTGGTCCAAGAAGGCGAGGCAGGTCCGGGCCGAACGCAAGATGCGCAAGCTCAAccccgccgaggaggacggccgCCCGTCGCTCGACACTCTTCACACGACCCGGAGGTCGATACGCGAATCCCTGACCTCGCCCTTCTCCGACCGCACCTCGTTCGCCTCGGCCCGCGAGGAATTTCAGATGACGCCCGTGCcatccccgacggcggccgacggccatcctCATCTCGAGTTCCAGCTGCCCGACGACCAAGACGCCAGGCGCGCCTCGGCCATCCAGGCCATGACGTCGGATCTCATCAACTACCGCCGCGCGCCCGAAGGGGCCAAGTTCAAGCGCGACACCTGGAAGAGCATCCAGGTCGGCGACTTCGTCCGCATctacaacgacgacgagctgcccGCCGATGTCATCATCCTCTCCACCTCGGACCCGGACGGCGCCTGCTACGTCGAGACCAAGAACTTGGACGGCGAAACGAACCTCAAGGTTCGCCAGGCTCTTCGCTGCGGACGCACCCTCCGCCACGCCCGCGACTGCGAGAGGGCCGAGTTCCGCATCGAGAGCGAGACTCCGCAGCCGAAcctctacaagtacaacggCGCCATCCAGTGGGAGCAGCCCGTTCCCGGACACCCCGACGAGCCCGAGGAGATGAAGGAGcccatcaccatcgacaaCCTCCTGCTCCGCGGATGCAACCTGAGGAATACAGATTgggtcctcggcgtcgtcgtctacACCGGCCACGACACCAAGACCATGATGAACGCCGGCATCACGCCCAGCAAGCGATCCAGGATCGCCCGCGAGATGAACTTCAACGTCGTCTGCAActtcggcatcctcctcatcatgtgcgtcctcgccgccatcatcaACGGCGTCGCCTGGGCCAAGACGGACGCGTCCCTCTACTTCTTCGAGTTCGGCTCCATCGGTGGCACCGCCCCTATGAGTGGCTTCATCACCTTCTGggccgccatcatcgtcttccAGAACCTGATCCCCATCTCCCTCTACATCACGCTCGAGATCGTCCGCACGCTGCAGGCCATCTTCATCTTCAGCGACGTCGAGATGTACTACGAGAAGATTGACCAGCCGTGCATCCCCAAGTCGTGGAACAtctccgacgacgtcggccagaTCGAGTACATATTCTCCGACAAGACCGGCACGCTGACCCAGAACGTCATGGAGTTCAAGAAGGCGACCATCAACGGCCAGCCGTACGGCGAGGCCTACACCGAGGCCCAGGCGGGCATGCAGAAGCGCcagggcctcgacgtcgacaaggagacggcgaggatCCTGGCCGAGatcgccgacgccaaggTCAGGGCACTCGAGGACCTTCGGAAGATCCACGACAACCCGTACCTtcacgacgaggacgtcaCCTTCATCGCGCCCGatttcgtcgccgacctggCCGGCGAGTCGGGGCAGGAGCAGAGGCAGTCCAACGAGGATTTcatgctcgccctcgccctgtGCCacaccgtcatcgccgagcgGACGCCGGGCGATCCGCCGAGGATGATCTTCAAGGCTCAGTcgcccgacgaggaagccctCGTCTCGACCGCCCGCGACAtgggcttcgtcgtcctcggcaacTCCAGCGACTCCATCAACCTCGAGGTGCTGGGCGAGGAGCGCCACTACCCGCTCCTCAACACCATCGAGTTCAACTCGAGCAGGAAGAGGATGAGCTCCATCGTGCGCATGCCCGACGGCAAGATCGTCCTGTTCTGCAAGGGCGCCGACTCCATCATCTACGCGCGCCTGAGGAGGggcctgcagcagcagctgagGAAGCAGACGGCCGAGCACCTCGAGATGTTTGCCCGGGAGGGCCTGCGGACGCTCTGCATCGCCCGACGGGAGTTGACGGAGCAGGAGTACAAGGAATGGAAGGTGcagcacgacgccgccgccgcggcgctcgagaaccgcgaggagaagctcgaggccgtggccgagctcATCGAGCAGGATCTGATGctgctcggcggcaccgccatCGAGGATCGTCTCCAGGACGGCGTGCCCGACACCATCGCCCTGCTCGGCCAGGCCGGCATCAAGCTCTGGGTCTTGACCGGCGACAAGGTCGAGACGGCCATCAACATCGGCTTCTCCTGCAACCTGCTCAACAACGACATGGAGCTGATCCACATGAAGattgacgaggacgagctcggcgagacgAGCGACGACACCTTCCTCGACATGACGGAgagcatcctcgacgagaacCTGGCCATCTTCGGactcgatggcggcgacgaggacctcgcccgggcgaggaagacgcacgaaccgccggcgcccacgcacggcctcgtcatcgacggcttCACCCTCCGCTGGGCGCTCAACGACCGGCTGAAGCAGAagttcctcctcctcggcaagcACTGCAAGTCCGTCCTGTGCTGCCGCGTGAGCCCCGCCCAGAAGGCTTCGGTCGTGGCCATGGTCAAGAACGGGCTGGACGTCATGACGCTGtccatcggcgacggagccaacgacgtggccatgatccaggaggccgacgtcggcgtcggcatcgccggcgtcgagggccgccAGGCGGCCATGTCGTCCGACTACGCCATCGCCCAGTTCCGCTTCCTCCAgaggctcgtcctcgtccacggccGGTGGTCGTATCGACGCCTGGCCGAGAGCATCAGCAACTTCTTCTACAAGAACATGGTGTGGACCTTTGGCATCTTCTGGTTCGAGATCTTCGCCGACTTCGACATGACGTACCTCTTCGACTACAcgtacatcctgatgttCAACCTCTTCTTCACCTCGGTGcccgtcgccatcatgggCGTGCTGGACCAGGACGTCTCGGACAAGGTCTCGCTGGCCGTGCCCGAGCTCTACCGGCGGGGCATCGAGCGGCTCGAGTGGACGCAGCGCAAATTTTGGTGAGTGCACGACGGCTGGCTGACCGACCGCCGCGaccgccgcctcccctccctcccccctcccccctcgccggccgggAACGTGAGGGCTCGCTAACGGTGCTCGCGGGCAGGCTCTACATGATCGACGGCATCTACCAATCCGTCATGGTCTTCTTCATCCCCTACCTGCTCTTCGTCCCCTCCCGTCCGGTCTCGTCCAACGGGCTGGGTTTGGAGGACCGGTTGCGATTCGGAGCGTACATTGCGCACCCCGCCGTCGTGACGATCAACGGGTACATCCTCATCAACACGTACCGTTGGGACTGGCTCATGCTGCTCGTCGTGGCCATCAGCGATCTCTTCATCTTCTTCTGGACGGGCATCTACACGTCCTTCCCGTCGTCGGGCTACTTCTACAACACGGCCGCCCAGGTGTACGGCGAGCTGACCTTTTGGGCCACCTTCTTCATCGTGCCCGTCATCTGCCTCTTTCCGCGCTTCGCCATCAAGGCGATGCAGAAGGTGTACTGGCCGTACGACGTGGACATCATCCGGGAGCAGGAGAAGATGGGCAAGTTTGCCCacctctcggccggcgagggcgacgggccCAACGCGGGCGATGACAAGAGCCAGAAATCTCGTTCGTCCAACAGCTCCAAGAAGGCAGCGAAGCACTTGGCTTACGGTAGTGTCGATGAAGACTTGCGGCCAATCTacccgccctcgacggcgacgcgcgCCACCATGCACAACCGCGCCCAGGACGGCAGCGACTCGACGAGCTTCACGCCGAACCGAATGTCGCTCGACACGCCGCCGGTGAACTACATGTCCGACACGCCACCGCAGGGCAGGACGTCGATCGACCGCACGAGGCCGTCGTACGACCGGATGCGCATGTCGATGGACCACATCAGGCCGAGCTACGAGGCCAGCGCCGActtcacctcggccgcgcgcCTGACGCGCATCGAATCCAGCGCGAGCCAGGACGTCCACACGGGCGGACGAATCCGGTCCAGGCTGCGCGGTCTTTCGCTGACCAAGAAAGCCAATCATTAGGGAGCGTTCGGGCAACACTTGTTGTCACtgtcgagccggccgagcagctgATTCTGTATATTATCGCCACGAggaaccccccccctcctcacACCTCCACCCTTGCGCTTCGCTTCGTCATCCTTGCGCCCTCGAGCTGCGTCATGGACGTGCCAGCGGGGGCGAGATTTCATGCTTTCCACGATTTGCATGAGCCATCTTCGAGCTGTTGCTCTCCGTGATCCTCACGACAGGCCCACCCAACAACCACCCAACACACCACACACTCACGCACACACTCACGCACACACACtcacgcacgcacacacgcacgACACGCACATGCATCCGAGCGTACCTTACACATCCGACCACGGTCGTCATGGCAAGTCAAAACGAGcctttttttcttcttctcttTGCGGCGTCGCCTGTCTCTCAATCGGGGATAAGGCGTTTTATTCTTACCTtatcttttttttttctttcgcAAGGCGTTACAGGGAATGGGCATGCGGAAATGCTCGCTTTGGACTCTGGACTTGGGCGACGTTGTAGTCTTTCATCCCCGTTCTGCTTACCCAGTTAGATTTTGCATGGGGCTCATTGACCAAAGAGATTTCCCTTTTTGGCTGATCATTTTCCTGCTGTCATACTTTGGAGGGCGGCCAGCGTATGTTGTGTGGAGAGAGGGAGTGGAAGGCGATGATGAGTTTACGAGAAATGGGGCGGCGTAACATGCGGTGCGGCAGGCCCCCCATTCATGCGTTGCTCTAGGTTATTTTGGAGACGAATACGATATTTTACAGCTTCTctttgccgctgccgagtGCATGCGCGTGGCTGCAGGCCTTTTGGGGCAAATGCGTCAAGTGTTGGCTCATCCAGCTTCTGGATAAtagtcctccgtactgtactgtactgtacacggtATGATGCTCGGTATAGTGCAAGTAaggagtacatggaggtcGGTTGATGGAGGAGTTCGTATCGCTGGCGACCTGTGCTAGCAAGGCACTTGGGCggaagtactgtatataccgctgtaatacggagtacaggctACAGAACACCTAAGTAATCAAGTACAAGAAAGGACTTGGGCATATTACTAGCTGTacttcagtacggagtacttagtttatgctccgtactttgctgtacttggttgtacatgtacaacaaaGTAGCTGCTCAGTACGGTGCCTGTGTGAGTGCGACTACCAGTAATATCTTGCCAGCCCTTGGCACGGCGCACCTCGGCGTccagagtaagtacaggtacctgcttactccgtacttgtaattacgTACTTTATGCttgtatggagtattacCTATAACCATTTTAACCATGACAGGGGAACTCGACGAGGTGGGTCATCATGGGTCGTGGCTGCACAAGCTGCCGACCCGTGCCCCACAGGAGCTTCAATTCCTCCCACCCCATACTCTAGCATCCACCCTGGTGACCGCTGATCACTCAAGCTCATAGCATCGAATCACGTCGACGACTGCGTGTCCACGCCTATCCGACCGACTGCAGCCTCCACAGCAAGCTAGAAACGTCGGATCGCCCCATCCGCTCACGAGGCGCCATGGAAGCGCCCATTGCGTCGGCagccgccgtcatggaccAGTTCGTCGAGTTCGTGGCGACACGTCTTGACGATGTCTCGTACGGATTGTCCTTCCTGAAAACTGGGCGCGCATCCAGAAGCTGACGGCGGTGCGCAGAAGCTGTTTACGCAGCATctctggcggcggcggcggaggcaacCTTCTCCAagtcgccgtctccgtcat of the Drechmeria coniospora strain ARSEF 6962 chromosome 01, whole genome shotgun sequence genome contains:
- a CDS encoding phospholipid-translocating P-type ATPase domain-containing protein, with translation MTSPTIPENGADADGRKVQATQRSRWATRKMTVKSGRTKRLSLLNRMQHHRRAGSNEKHSAGHGAHEPPLGDPVVEDRDDGEDRDESSDSDDSEAKTTRTLYFNVPLPDYMLEDGRPINSFPRNKIRTAKYTPLSFIPKNLWFQFHNVANIFFLFLVILVVFPIFGGVNPGLNAVPLIFIFIVTAIKDAVEDYRRTILDIELNNAPVHRLHNWHNVNVEVDSVSGWRAFKKATSTFFGSIWRAIQSLWSKKARQVRAERKMRKLNPAEEDGRPSLDTLHTTRRSIRESLTSPFSDRTSFASAREEFQMTPVPSPTAADGHPHLEFQLPDDQDARRASAIQAMTSDLINYRRAPEGAKFKRDTWKSIQVGDFVRIYNDDELPADVIILSTSDPDGACYVETKNLDGETNLKVRQALRCGRTLRHARDCERAEFRIESETPQPNLYKYNGAIQWEQPVPGHPDEPEEMKEPITIDNLLLRGCNLRNTDWVLGVVVYTGHDTKTMMNAGITPSKRSRIAREMNFNVVCNFGILLIMCVLAAIINGVAWAKTDASLYFFEFGSIGGTAPMSGFITFWAAIIVFQNLIPISLYITLEIVRTLQAIFIFSDVEMYYEKIDQPCIPKSWNISDDVGQIEYIFSDKTGTLTQNVMEFKKATINGQPYGEAYTEAQAGMQKRQGLDVDKETARILAEIADAKVRALEDLRKIHDNPYLHDEDVTFIAPDFVADLAGESGQEQRQSNEDFMLALALCHTVIAERTPGDPPRMIFKAQSPDEEALVSTARDMGFVVLGNSSDSINLEVLGEERHYPLLNTIEFNSSRKRMSSIVRMPDGKIVLFCKGADSIIYARLRRGLQQQLRKQTAEHLEMFAREGLRTLCIARRELTEQEYKEWKVQHDAAAAALENREEKLEAVAELIEQDLMLLGGTAIEDRLQDGVPDTIALLGQAGIKLWVLTGDKVETAINIGFSCNLLNNDMELIHMKIDEDELGETSDDTFLDMTESILDENLAIFGLDGGDEDLARARKTHEPPAPTHGLVIDGFTLRWALNDRLKQKFLLLGKHCKSVLCCRVSPAQKASVVAMVKNGLDVMTLSIGDGANDVAMIQEADVGVGIAGVEGRQAAMSSDYAIAQFRFLQRLVLVHGRWSYRRLAESISNFFYKNMVWTFGIFWFEIFADFDMTYLFDYTYILMFNLFFTSVPVAIMGVLDQDVSDKVSLAVPELYRRGIERLEWTQRKFWLYMIDGIYQSVMVFFIPYLLFVPSRPVSSNGLGLEDRLRFGAYIAHPAVVTINGYILINTYRWDWLMLLVVAISDLFIFFWTGIYTSFPSSGYFYNTAAQVYGELTFWATFFIVPVICLFPRFAIKAMQKVYWPYDVDIIREQEKMGKFAHLSAGEGDGPNAGDDKSQKSRSSNSSKKAAKHLAYGSVDEDLRPIYPPSTATRATMHNRAQDGSDSTSFTPNRMSLDTPPVNYMSDTPPQGRTSIDRTRPSYDRMRMSMDHIRPSYEASADFTSAARLTRIESSASQDVHTGGRIRSRLRGLSLTKKANH